Proteins from a single region of Juglans microcarpa x Juglans regia isolate MS1-56 chromosome 5S, Jm3101_v1.0, whole genome shotgun sequence:
- the LOC121267833 gene encoding (S)-scoulerine 9-O-methyltransferase-like isoform X2 gives MEVQEDGDHFISSQLGGLAGTQMALRAAIELKVFSIIADAGPDAHLSAAEIISKIPTKDPSSAAWTLERVLRVLGGNSILSIISRKPSGNNGEHGLHEWTYGLTKQSRCLGSSSSTTDELASFTTSFILFTTEREMLESQYMIKDAVLDPGSSPFYKAYGVNFFDYMGEKPRLRQLFDEFMEVSGKLQFEDVFKLYGGFKDLKELMHVGGGIGTTHPKITSTYPHVRGLNFDLPHVIDAAPKLPGVKHVAGDMFKSIPNAQTILLQVSFYSCILGVIW, from the exons ATGGAAGTCCAAGAAGATGGAGACCATTTCATAAGCTCGCAGTTGGGAGGCTTGGCAGGCACCCAAATGGCTCTAAGAGCTGCAATTGAGCTGAAAGTGTTCAGTATAATCGCAGATGCAGGGCCTGATGCTCATCTTTCTGCAGCAGAGATAATTTCAAAGATCCCAACAAAAGATCCAAGTTCTGCAGCATGGACTTTGGAGAGGGTGCTAAGAGTTCTTGGTGGAAACTCCATCTTATCAATAATATCTCGGAAGCCGTCAGGAAATAATGGAGAACATGGACTCCATGAATGGACCTATGGCCTGACCAAGCAAAGCCGATGCTTAGGGAGTAGCAGTAGTACCACCGACGAGCTGGCAAGTTTCACAACTTCCTTTATCTTATTTACTACTGAAAGGGAGATGCTGGAAAGCCAATATATGATCAAGGATGCGGTGCTTGATCCTGGAAGCTCGCCATTCTACAAGGCCTATGGAGTGAACTTTTTTGACTACATGGGAGAGAAGCCAAGATTGAGACAACTGTTCGATGAGTTTATGGAAGTTAGCGGTAAATTACAGTTTGAGGATGTGTTTAAGTTGTACGGTGGCTTCAAAGATTTGAAGGAGTTGATGCATGTGGGGGGCGGCATTGGAACCACTCATCCAAAGATAACCTCTACGTATCCACACGTTCGTGGATTGAACTTTGATCTGCCCCATGTAATTGATGCTGCTCCCAAGCTCCCAG GTGTAAAGCATGTGGCTGGAGATATGTTCAAATCGAtcccaaatgcccaaacaatTTTATTGCAG gtATCCTTTTATTCATGCATTCTTGGGGTTATATGGTAA
- the LOC121267833 gene encoding (S)-scoulerine 9-O-methyltransferase-like isoform X1 — protein sequence MEVQEDGDHFISSQLGGLAGTQMALRAAIELKVFSIIADAGPDAHLSAAEIISKIPTKDPSSAAWTLERVLRVLGGNSILSIISRKPSGNNGEHGLHEWTYGLTKQSRCLGSSSSTTDELASFTTSFILFTTEREMLESQYMIKDAVLDPGSSPFYKAYGVNFFDYMGEKPRLRQLFDEFMEVSGKLQFEDVFKLYGGFKDLKELMHVGGGIGTTHPKITSTYPHVRGLNFDLPHVIDAAPKLPGVKHVAGDMFKSIPNAQTILLQCILHNWDDEHCKKLLRNCWEALPQEGKVIIVEMAISEELENNVEAKDILMEDFFMMLLTNGGKKRTLAEFKDLGKAVGFTKVDIFPMPHWSVHVIEFHK from the exons ATGGAAGTCCAAGAAGATGGAGACCATTTCATAAGCTCGCAGTTGGGAGGCTTGGCAGGCACCCAAATGGCTCTAAGAGCTGCAATTGAGCTGAAAGTGTTCAGTATAATCGCAGATGCAGGGCCTGATGCTCATCTTTCTGCAGCAGAGATAATTTCAAAGATCCCAACAAAAGATCCAAGTTCTGCAGCATGGACTTTGGAGAGGGTGCTAAGAGTTCTTGGTGGAAACTCCATCTTATCAATAATATCTCGGAAGCCGTCAGGAAATAATGGAGAACATGGACTCCATGAATGGACCTATGGCCTGACCAAGCAAAGCCGATGCTTAGGGAGTAGCAGTAGTACCACCGACGAGCTGGCAAGTTTCACAACTTCCTTTATCTTATTTACTACTGAAAGGGAGATGCTGGAAAGCCAATATATGATCAAGGATGCGGTGCTTGATCCTGGAAGCTCGCCATTCTACAAGGCCTATGGAGTGAACTTTTTTGACTACATGGGAGAGAAGCCAAGATTGAGACAACTGTTCGATGAGTTTATGGAAGTTAGCGGTAAATTACAGTTTGAGGATGTGTTTAAGTTGTACGGTGGCTTCAAAGATTTGAAGGAGTTGATGCATGTGGGGGGCGGCATTGGAACCACTCATCCAAAGATAACCTCTACGTATCCACACGTTCGTGGATTGAACTTTGATCTGCCCCATGTAATTGATGCTGCTCCCAAGCTCCCAG GTGTAAAGCATGTGGCTGGAGATATGTTCAAATCGAtcccaaatgcccaaacaatTTTATTGCAG TGTATACTCCATAACTGGGATGATGAGCATTGCAAGAAGTTGTTGAGAAATTGCTGGGAAGCATTACCACAAGAGGGAAAGGTGATAATCGTGGAAATGGCAATCTCTGAAGAATTGGAAAACAATGTCGAGGCAAAGGACATTCTAATGGAAGACTTCTTTATGATGCTCCTAACAAATGGAGGTAAAAAGCGAACACTAGCAGAATTCAAGGATCTGGGAAAAGCTGTAGGGTTTACTAAAGTGGACATCTTCCCAATGCCTCATTGGTCAGTTCATGTTATAGAGTTTCATAAGTAA
- the LOC121267137 gene encoding uncharacterized protein LOC121267137, with amino-acid sequence MRAAQSRQKSCADNHHRQLEFEVGDKVFLRIAPMRGVMRFGKKGKLSPRYIGPFEIRDQIGPVAYRVALPPALSGVHNVFHVSMLRKYVPDPTHVIDYEPLHFQEDLTYTEEPVRIVERKEQVLRNRTIPLVKVVWKNHAISEASWELEEDMQVKYPQLFDDDPNSL; translated from the coding sequence ATGAGAGCAGCTCAGAGTCGACAGAAAAGCTGTGCAGATAATCATCATCGCCAattagagtttgaggttggGGATAAGGTATTCTTGAGGATTGCACCCATGAGAGGGGTTATgaggtttggaaagaagggTAAGTTAAGCCCTAGGTACATCGGACCATTTGAGATTCGTGATCAgattggaccagtggcttaCAGAGTAGCCCTACCACCCGCACTCTCAGGTGTACACAATGTTTTTCATGTATCTATGCTGAGGAAGTATGTACCTGACCCCACCCACGTTATCGATTACGAGCCACTTCATTTTCAGGAAGATCTGACTTATACAGAAGAACCGGTACGGATTGTGGAGAGAAAAGAACAGGTGTTACGTAATCGGACTATCCCATTGGTTAAGGTGGTATGGAAAAATCATGCTATCAGTGAAGCCTCTTGGGAATTAGAAGAGGATATGCAAGTCAAGTACCCACAGTTATTCGACGATGATCCTAACAGCTTGTGA